The following proteins are encoded in a genomic region of Thermococcus pacificus:
- a CDS encoding FAD-dependent oxidoreductase, which yields MRPLDLTEKDPSKKITIYFEGKPYKAYEGEKLPVAMLANGIYWLTTSLQGRKRGAFTFGPLPVTVNGVKNVNGRKLKVRDGMRVERQNYGEFQEAVEVDGGKEPLREVVDVAVIGGGIAGIGAALEVQEHLTVALIEEKGWLGGLMFIESVPQGGFDEEPRKVVKKLTSEFNENVRVFTGTTALGIFDEGEYFLVPVVKGDQLIEIMAKRVVLATGAVENIVLFENNEFPGVFRLDFALEVINKWGVAPGKRVAVVGRKPERIIPELEKWGIEYVVVPNPKRAEGGERVERLIDMNGNVYEVDAVIVSDYRIPDINPVTQAGAKLKFRYGYYVPVTDGQNRIRDGIYVAGSAVSIKPHYANYLEGRLVGAYILREFGYDASPAVYREKLEEYEPESMPRFTLSLGDMNLEDVQICGCDVNLKKVDDVVKSGITDLQIIKRLTHLAMGFCQGRFCLFNGALLASQRTGTPMDKLDIPVARPPIKNVKMKVVARGE from the coding sequence ATGAGACCGCTCGACCTGACCGAGAAGGACCCTTCTAAGAAAATCACGATTTATTTTGAGGGGAAGCCCTACAAGGCCTACGAGGGTGAAAAACTTCCTGTTGCTATGCTAGCCAACGGCATTTACTGGCTCACAACGAGCCTTCAGGGGAGAAAGAGGGGAGCATTCACCTTCGGGCCGCTCCCGGTGACGGTAAACGGGGTGAAGAACGTCAACGGAAGGAAGCTCAAAGTTAGGGACGGCATGAGGGTTGAGAGACAGAACTACGGCGAGTTCCAGGAGGCCGTTGAGGTAGACGGGGGCAAGGAGCCGCTCAGGGAAGTGGTGGACGTTGCGGTCATAGGTGGGGGGATAGCAGGTATCGGCGCCGCTCTCGAAGTGCAGGAGCACCTCACCGTGGCGTTAATAGAGGAAAAAGGCTGGCTCGGGGGCCTCATGTTCATTGAGAGCGTCCCCCAGGGTGGCTTTGATGAGGAGCCGAGGAAGGTCGTGAAAAAGCTAACCTCAGAGTTCAACGAAAACGTCAGGGTCTTCACCGGCACCACCGCACTCGGGATCTTTGATGAGGGCGAGTACTTCCTAGTTCCAGTTGTCAAGGGTGACCAGCTGATTGAAATAATGGCCAAGCGGGTTGTCCTCGCCACCGGTGCCGTTGAGAACATAGTCCTCTTCGAGAACAACGAGTTCCCGGGTGTCTTCAGGCTGGACTTTGCCCTCGAGGTTATCAACAAGTGGGGCGTCGCCCCCGGTAAGCGGGTGGCGGTCGTAGGTAGAAAACCAGAGAGGATAATCCCGGAGCTTGAGAAGTGGGGCATAGAGTACGTGGTCGTTCCCAATCCCAAGCGCGCCGAGGGTGGGGAAAGGGTCGAGAGGCTCATAGACATGAACGGGAACGTATACGAGGTCGATGCCGTCATAGTCAGCGACTACCGCATTCCGGACATAAACCCCGTGACCCAGGCCGGAGCGAAGCTGAAGTTCAGGTACGGCTACTACGTGCCCGTCACCGATGGACAAAACCGCATAAGGGACGGAATCTACGTCGCCGGAAGCGCCGTGAGCATAAAGCCCCACTACGCCAACTACCTTGAGGGCAGGCTCGTTGGTGCCTACATCCTCAGGGAGTTCGGCTACGATGCCAGCCCAGCGGTTTACAGGGAGAAGCTTGAGGAGTACGAACCCGAGAGCATGCCGAGGTTCACCCTCAGCCTGGGGGATATGAACCTTGAGGACGTGCAGATATGCGGCTGCGACGTTAACCTCAAGAAGGTAGACGACGTTGTAAAAAGCGGCATAACCGATCTGCAGATCATAAAGAGGCTCACGCACCTCGCTATGGGATTCTGCCAGGGACGCTTCTGCCTCTTCAACGGGGCTCTGCTCGCCTCCCAGAGGACTGGAACGCCCATGGACAAACTCGATATCCCGGTCGCGAGACCGCCCATAAAGAACGTCAAGATGAAGGTCGTCGCGAGGGGGGAGTGA
- a CDS encoding NAD(P)/FAD-dependent oxidoreductase translates to MPTKTLPEKSEITVIGGGIVGVTIAHELAKRGEEVTVIEKRFIGSGSTFRCGTGIRQQFNDEANVQVMKRSVELWKRYSEEYGFPFEQTGYLFLLYDDEEVEEFKKNIAIQNKFGVPTRLITPEEAKEIVPLLDISEVVAASWNPTDGKADPFHSTAKFALHAEEFGAKLVEYTEVKDFIVENGEIKGLKTSRGTIKTGIVINATNAWAKLVNAMAGIRTKIPIEPYKHQAVITQPIKKGAVKPMVISFRYGHAYLTQTAHGGVVGGVGYEEGPTYDLNPTYEFMRQVSYYFTKIIPALRELLILRTWAGYYAKTPDSNPAIGKIEELSDYYIAAGFSGHGFMMAPAVAEMVADLITKGKTDLPVEWYDPYRFERGELRGQALQMG, encoded by the coding sequence ATGCCGACGAAAACTCTCCCAGAAAAGAGTGAGATAACGGTCATAGGCGGCGGAATAGTCGGAGTCACGATAGCCCACGAGTTAGCTAAGCGCGGGGAAGAGGTTACAGTTATAGAGAAGCGCTTTATAGGCTCAGGTTCAACCTTCCGCTGCGGGACGGGCATAAGACAGCAGTTCAACGACGAGGCCAACGTCCAGGTTATGAAGCGCTCCGTTGAACTCTGGAAGCGCTATAGTGAAGAGTACGGCTTCCCCTTCGAGCAGACAGGTTATCTCTTCCTTCTCTACGACGATGAGGAAGTGGAAGAGTTCAAGAAGAACATCGCGATACAGAACAAGTTCGGTGTTCCCACGAGGCTCATAACGCCGGAGGAGGCAAAGGAGATAGTGCCCCTCCTGGATATAAGCGAGGTTGTCGCTGCCTCGTGGAACCCCACAGATGGAAAGGCTGACCCCTTCCATTCCACAGCCAAATTCGCCCTCCACGCTGAAGAGTTCGGGGCGAAGCTCGTGGAATACACGGAAGTGAAGGACTTCATTGTTGAGAACGGCGAGATAAAGGGCCTGAAAACGAGCAGGGGAACGATAAAGACCGGCATCGTCATCAACGCCACCAACGCCTGGGCCAAGCTCGTCAACGCGATGGCGGGTATAAGGACAAAAATCCCGATAGAGCCCTACAAGCACCAGGCCGTCATTACACAACCGATAAAGAAGGGCGCGGTTAAGCCGATGGTCATCTCCTTCCGCTACGGCCACGCCTACCTCACGCAGACCGCCCATGGCGGCGTAGTTGGCGGCGTTGGCTACGAGGAGGGGCCGACCTACGATTTAAACCCCACGTACGAGTTCATGCGCCAGGTGAGCTACTACTTCACCAAGATAATCCCCGCTCTGAGGGAGCTCCTCATCCTGAGGACGTGGGCCGGTTACTATGCCAAAACACCCGACAGCAACCCGGCCATAGGCAAAATCGAGGAGTTGAGCGACTACTACATAGCGGCTGGCTTCAGTGGCCACGGTTTCATGATGGCTCCAGCGGTAGCGGAGATGGTTGCCGACTTGATAACGAAGGGCAAGACAGACCTCCCGGTTGAGTGGTACGACCCGTACCGCTTCGAGCGTGGCGAGCTGCGCGGCCAGGCCCTCCAGATGGGCTGA
- a CDS encoding MFS transporter has product MPKRERVVIQGKRERTLKLKKLRVKRRNILILAIAMFIANVAFGMAFPYLSVYMSLLGASMFMVGLLSVAFNLTSTVFQYPFGWLSDSTGNRKAFIAFGAASIGVFYTAIAFVNSATGVLILRTLQGVFGSAMTPAHSALISELSTRAGSIFGLFNSIENAGYMVGNFLGSFVVEYLGIKSVFVIAGFLLFLSAGLVLLIRERPSGKRSILGMILVQEGRESWRATVKGSAFKELMRGHLGLFYVTVFLVMIASGQFYSVSSVYFKETFGEWSVGVIFGVESLAAALTGYFLGRLIDRYGAKRFYLLAIAGYGLAFLLYAFVKNVWLVFGVAFLSGVKWILTINSTSAYVAQNVKVSERAQGMGLLNAMMSLGWVVGPLIGGYLAGISFTLNFLSTLVPLGLAFLLALKLQE; this is encoded by the coding sequence ATGCCGAAGCGTGAAAGGGTCGTCATCCAGGGAAAGCGTGAGAGGACTCTAAAACTCAAAAAGCTCAGGGTTAAGCGGAGAAACATTTTGATTCTGGCCATAGCGATGTTTATCGCAAACGTCGCCTTCGGCATGGCATTTCCCTATCTGAGCGTCTACATGAGCCTCCTCGGCGCGAGCATGTTCATGGTTGGCCTTCTCAGTGTCGCCTTCAACCTAACTTCCACTGTTTTTCAGTACCCCTTCGGCTGGCTTTCCGACTCAACCGGCAACAGAAAGGCCTTCATAGCCTTTGGGGCGGCCTCGATTGGAGTTTTCTACACTGCAATAGCCTTCGTCAACTCTGCAACCGGTGTTTTAATTCTGAGGACCCTCCAGGGCGTTTTCGGCTCGGCAATGACGCCCGCTCACTCGGCCCTCATTTCGGAGCTTTCAACGAGGGCTGGCTCGATATTCGGCCTCTTCAACTCGATAGAGAACGCCGGTTACATGGTGGGCAACTTTCTGGGGTCATTCGTCGTCGAGTACCTCGGCATAAAAAGCGTTTTCGTCATCGCTGGCTTTCTGCTCTTTCTCTCCGCGGGTTTGGTTCTTTTGATAAGAGAGAGACCGAGTGGAAAACGTTCCATCCTTGGCATGATACTCGTCCAGGAGGGCAGGGAAAGCTGGCGCGCGACCGTTAAGGGCTCGGCCTTTAAAGAACTCATGCGCGGCCACCTTGGCCTGTTCTACGTTACGGTTTTTCTCGTCATGATAGCGAGCGGGCAGTTCTACAGCGTCTCATCGGTTTACTTCAAGGAGACCTTCGGCGAGTGGAGCGTTGGGGTTATTTTTGGGGTTGAAAGCCTTGCCGCGGCCTTAACCGGCTACTTCCTTGGAAGGCTGATAGACAGGTACGGTGCCAAGAGGTTCTACCTGCTGGCCATAGCGGGCTACGGCCTGGCCTTCCTGCTCTATGCTTTCGTTAAAAACGTCTGGCTCGTCTTTGGAGTGGCTTTCCTCTCCGGTGTGAAGTGGATTCTGACGATAAACTCGACATCAGCCTACGTCGCCCAGAACGTTAAGGTTAGCGAGAGGGCCCAGGGAATGGGCCTGCTAAACGCCATGATGAGCCTTGGCTGGGTAGTGGGGCCGTTAATCGGAGGTTATCTAGCGGGGATAAGCTTTACTCTGAACTTTCTCAGCACGCTGGTTCCGCTGGGGCTTGCCTTCCTGCTGGCGCTCAAACTTCAAGAATGA
- a CDS encoding RNA 2'-phosphotransferase, with the protein MKWSTRTRVSKLMAYILRHSPEEFGLKPDVEGFVPLGELLKALNTVYPDVDEEFVRNIVANDPKGRYEIKGDRIRARYGHSFPVSLNHEEDTESRFLYHGTPRRNLPSILREGLKPMKRQFVHLSTSKSEALETGRRHGRDVVLLITDADCLRRNGLRIFKAGKNVRIVKGVPPDCIILEV; encoded by the coding sequence ATGAAGTGGTCAACGAGGACAAGGGTCAGCAAACTGATGGCCTACATTCTGAGGCACTCTCCGGAGGAGTTCGGGCTAAAACCGGACGTGGAGGGCTTCGTTCCCCTAGGAGAGCTTTTAAAGGCATTAAACACGGTCTATCCAGACGTTGACGAAGAGTTCGTGCGCAATATCGTTGCGAACGACCCGAAGGGCCGCTACGAAATCAAGGGAGATAGAATCCGCGCCCGCTACGGGCACAGCTTTCCGGTAAGTCTGAACCACGAGGAAGACACTGAAAGCCGCTTTCTCTACCATGGAACTCCAAGAAGAAACCTACCGTCCATTCTCAGAGAGGGCCTGAAGCCGATGAAACGGCAGTTCGTCCACCTCAGCACGAGCAAAAGCGAGGCCCTCGAAACAGGTAGGAGACATGGAAGGGACGTGGTTCTGCTCATTACAGATGCCGACTGCCTGAGGAGAAATGGGCTGAGGATTTTCAAAGCAGGGAAGAACGTGAGGATAGTAAAGGGGGTTCCCCCGGACTGCATCATTCTTGAAGTTTGA
- a CDS encoding endonuclease/exonuclease/phosphatase family protein, which produces MRIEKRDKILLGLGAGVLLASSLRVFVAGAYSSLEKTFFYGVNFPSGAGILLFIIAAFLVGRMSRKAGAAIMALYALASLATDATEYTHLIAAFALPVALALVKEVEVRYLAIGLVADLSLRVLAVGGEPIDFPHTRAILALLLFLGAYALWREPGTLKKPGFGLYAFAALLELGLIYPNAIMRYSGFNVYYLPQFVGFSFVVALAILLGPYLSKRPGLAATLLVLGSASLFVKPAGLIGLPLALASTVALLESAKGSRGGVIGAVYLFLMATLALGAYVGRDIGLAFMEDRLEALILAASVVYALSAYKGNVEVELPSVKEIAGSLAGLVIVAAIVLALFNAGPSYEPAKKEVLIWTYNVHQGFGPYDGTFNGYELVNLIREQKPDVWAAQEVVGGMIGNGYQDVPLMMSAYLGYAYEYNPAVEGTYGIAVFSHWHMKTEGELNLKSIGQARPAQKVSIEELGITLVNVHMGLSEEERAMQAEELLSFAEASPAAQIIAGDTNAEPDERAIEILTRDYRDAFEERPPYTFNWGDVDIENIDYILLKKDWPAEVKDYGCLCDVEVSDHRPVWALVEIP; this is translated from the coding sequence ATGAGAATAGAGAAGAGGGATAAAATCCTGCTGGGACTCGGGGCGGGAGTTCTTCTGGCCTCATCGCTGAGAGTCTTTGTGGCCGGCGCCTACTCAAGCCTTGAAAAAACGTTCTTCTATGGGGTGAACTTCCCCTCGGGAGCAGGCATACTGCTCTTCATCATAGCGGCCTTCCTCGTCGGGAGGATGAGCAGAAAGGCCGGAGCGGCCATCATGGCCCTCTATGCGCTCGCTTCCCTGGCAACAGACGCAACGGAGTACACTCACCTCATAGCGGCCTTTGCCCTTCCCGTGGCCCTTGCACTGGTCAAGGAGGTCGAGGTGAGGTATCTTGCCATAGGCCTCGTGGCCGATCTGAGCCTCCGCGTCCTGGCCGTGGGGGGCGAACCCATTGACTTCCCGCACACGAGGGCTATCCTTGCGCTGCTGCTTTTCCTCGGGGCCTACGCCCTCTGGAGAGAACCCGGAACGCTGAAAAAACCCGGCTTCGGCCTCTACGCTTTCGCGGCTCTGCTCGAGCTGGGCCTTATCTACCCGAACGCCATCATGCGCTACTCCGGCTTTAACGTCTATTATCTGCCTCAGTTCGTCGGCTTCTCCTTCGTGGTCGCTCTGGCGATCCTACTGGGCCCGTACCTGTCGAAGAGGCCGGGCCTCGCCGCCACCCTGCTGGTTCTCGGATCGGCATCACTCTTCGTGAAGCCGGCCGGCCTCATAGGCCTTCCTCTGGCGCTCGCCTCGACAGTGGCGCTCCTTGAAAGCGCGAAGGGCAGCAGGGGCGGCGTCATCGGGGCCGTCTACCTCTTCCTTATGGCCACTCTAGCCCTCGGAGCCTACGTCGGGAGGGACATAGGTCTGGCGTTTATGGAGGACAGGCTTGAAGCCCTAATTCTGGCGGCGTCGGTAGTCTACGCTCTGAGCGCCTATAAAGGGAACGTTGAGGTCGAGCTTCCAAGTGTAAAGGAGATCGCAGGCTCCCTGGCCGGTCTTGTAATAGTGGCCGCCATAGTGCTGGCGCTCTTCAACGCGGGCCCGAGCTACGAGCCGGCAAAGAAGGAAGTTCTAATCTGGACCTACAACGTCCACCAGGGATTCGGGCCGTACGATGGAACCTTCAACGGCTACGAGCTTGTAAACCTCATCAGGGAGCAGAAACCGGACGTCTGGGCCGCCCAGGAGGTCGTTGGTGGGATGATAGGGAACGGCTACCAGGACGTGCCGCTGATGATGTCAGCATACCTCGGCTACGCCTACGAGTATAATCCCGCCGTTGAGGGAACCTATGGCATAGCGGTCTTCTCCCACTGGCACATGAAGACAGAAGGTGAGCTCAACCTTAAGAGCATCGGCCAGGCTAGGCCCGCCCAGAAAGTCTCAATAGAGGAGCTCGGAATTACTCTCGTCAACGTCCACATGGGGCTGAGCGAGGAAGAGCGCGCGATGCAGGCGGAAGAGCTGCTCAGCTTTGCCGAAGCCTCACCGGCCGCCCAGATCATAGCGGGCGACACCAACGCCGAGCCGGACGAGAGGGCCATAGAGATACTCACGCGCGACTACCGCGATGCCTTCGAGGAGAGGCCGCCATACACATTCAACTGGGGAGATGTAGATATCGAGAACATAGACTACATCCTCCTCAAAAAGGACTGGCCCGCGGAAGTGAAGGACTACGGATGCCTCTGTGATGTTGAAGTGTCGGATCACAGGCCAGTGTGGGCGCTGGTGGAGATTCCGTGA
- a CDS encoding NAD(P)/FAD-dependent oxidoreductase, translated as MKIVVVGSGTAGSNFALFMRKLDRKAEITVIGKEPTMQYSPCALPHVISGTIEKPEDVIVFPNEFYEKQKINLMLNTEVKEIDCERKVVITDKGEVPYDKLVLAVGSKAFVPPIKGVENEGVFTLKSLDDVRRIKSYIAERKPKKAVVIGAGLIGLEGAEAFAKLGMEVLVVELMDRLMPTMLDKDTAKLVQAEMEKHGVSFRFGVGVSEIIGSPVRAVKISEEEVPADLVLVATGVRANIDLAKKAGLEVNRGIVVNEHLQTSDPDIYAIGDCAEVIDAVTGQRTLSQLGTSAVRMAKVAAEHIAGKDVSFRPVFNTAITELFGLEIGTFGITEERAKKEGIEIVTGKFKGSTKPEYYPGGKPITVKLIFRKSDRKLIGAQIVGGERVWGRIMTLSALAQKDATVEDVAYLETAYAPPISPTIDPITVAAEMAMRKFR; from the coding sequence ATGAAAATCGTGGTTGTCGGTTCTGGTACAGCCGGGAGCAACTTCGCCCTCTTCATGCGCAAGCTCGACAGGAAGGCCGAGATAACCGTCATTGGGAAGGAGCCAACTATGCAGTATTCACCGTGCGCGCTCCCCCATGTGATAAGCGGAACGATTGAGAAGCCCGAAGATGTCATCGTCTTCCCGAACGAGTTCTACGAGAAGCAGAAGATCAATCTCATGCTCAACACAGAGGTTAAAGAGATAGACTGCGAGAGGAAAGTCGTGATAACCGATAAGGGCGAGGTCCCCTACGACAAGCTCGTCTTGGCTGTTGGCTCGAAGGCCTTCGTCCCTCCGATAAAGGGTGTTGAGAACGAAGGTGTTTTCACCCTCAAGAGCCTCGACGACGTGCGCAGGATTAAATCCTACATCGCCGAGAGGAAGCCGAAGAAGGCCGTCGTAATTGGTGCCGGCTTAATAGGCCTCGAAGGGGCCGAGGCCTTTGCCAAGCTAGGCATGGAGGTTCTCGTCGTTGAGCTGATGGATCGCCTAATGCCCACGATGCTTGACAAAGATACCGCGAAGCTCGTCCAGGCCGAGATGGAAAAGCACGGCGTTTCATTCCGCTTCGGCGTCGGCGTGAGCGAGATAATAGGAAGCCCGGTCAGAGCCGTTAAGATAAGCGAAGAGGAAGTTCCGGCAGACCTCGTTTTAGTTGCCACCGGCGTCAGGGCGAACATTGATCTGGCCAAAAAGGCCGGTCTTGAAGTCAACAGGGGAATAGTCGTCAACGAGCACCTCCAGACGAGCGACCCGGACATCTACGCGATAGGCGACTGTGCGGAAGTTATTGACGCTGTTACCGGACAAAGAACCCTCAGCCAGCTCGGAACCTCGGCCGTGAGGATGGCCAAAGTTGCCGCAGAGCACATAGCGGGCAAAGACGTTTCCTTCAGGCCCGTCTTCAACACGGCAATAACTGAGCTGTTCGGCCTCGAAATCGGCACCTTTGGAATCACCGAGGAGAGGGCGAAGAAAGAGGGCATCGAGATAGTTACTGGCAAGTTCAAAGGCTCGACCAAGCCCGAGTACTATCCCGGCGGAAAGCCCATAACCGTCAAGCTAATCTTCAGGAAGTCAGACAGAAAGCTCATAGGAGCGCAGATAGTCGGCGGTGAGCGCGTCTGGGGCAGGATAATGACGCTTTCAGCCCTGGCGCAGAAGGATGCGACGGTGGAGGATGTGGCCTACCTTGAGACGGCCTACGCCCCACCGATAAGCCCGACGATTGATCCGATAACGGTCGCAGCTGAGATGGCGATGAGGAAGTTCCGCTGA
- the pyrH gene encoding UMP kinase, which produces MRIVFDIGGSVLVPDDPDIDFIKAIAYELVKISEDHEVAVVVGGGKVARKYIKAAKEFTPNETFKDYIGIHITRANAMLLIAALGEKAYPFVIQDFRKAWEVIQLKKIPIMGGTHPGHTTDAVATLLAEYLQADLLVVVTNVDGVYDSDPRKNPNAKKLDRITPEELVDIAMEAESRAGGSGVVDALAAKFIQRGRIRTYIVGKEDAYHLFDVVKGRHSGTVVEP; this is translated from the coding sequence ATGAGGATAGTCTTCGACATAGGCGGCTCTGTTTTGGTCCCGGACGATCCGGACATCGATTTTATCAAGGCGATAGCGTACGAGCTCGTCAAGATAAGCGAGGACCACGAGGTGGCCGTTGTCGTCGGCGGAGGTAAAGTCGCCAGGAAGTACATCAAGGCCGCGAAGGAGTTCACACCCAACGAGACCTTCAAGGACTACATCGGAATCCACATCACGAGGGCCAACGCGATGCTCCTCATAGCGGCGCTCGGCGAGAAGGCCTATCCCTTCGTAATCCAGGACTTCCGTAAGGCCTGGGAAGTGATACAGCTCAAGAAGATACCGATAATGGGCGGAACTCACCCGGGCCACACGACCGATGCCGTCGCTACTCTTCTCGCGGAGTACCTTCAGGCCGACCTTCTAGTGGTCGTCACCAACGTCGACGGGGTTTACGACTCCGACCCGAGGAAGAACCCGAACGCTAAGAAGCTCGATAGAATAACCCCGGAGGAGCTCGTTGATATAGCGATGGAGGCTGAGAGCAGAGCGGGAGGAAGCGGCGTCGTTGATGCCCTCGCTGCCAAGTTCATCCAGCGCGGAAGGATAAGGACCTACATCGTCGGCAAGGAGGACGCCTACCACCTCTTTGACGTGGTAAAAGGCAGGCACAGCGGGACTGTTGTGGAGCCTTAA
- a CDS encoding NAD(P)/FAD-dependent oxidoreductase codes for MSKVAIIGGGIIGVATAYELAKLGEEVILFEKNYFGSGSTFRCATGIRAQFTDEANIRLMKYAVERWEKLEEELGFDINFRQTGYLFLATSEEEIEAFKNNIRLQNKFGVPTRLIDMDEAKEIVPILNTEPFLAGAWNPKDGKANPFKTLFAYLFRAKELGVDAREHTEVVGFEHEGDVITAVKFRSNGKVESVKVDAVLNAANAWAPLINEMAGLKRDLVPITAYKHQLVKTEPLERGQAEPLVCPPSWDDAYIIQDGEDGGIICGAGIEHRAKSLDDYEPTYDFLRGVLRYATMIAPPLRYAHIVRQWAGFYAKTPDKNPAIGKLLDNFYIAAGFSGHGFMMAPAVAQAMAELIAKGRSKVPLDWEWYDPYRFGRGELRSSAFQIG; via the coding sequence ATGAGTAAGGTCGCGATAATCGGTGGCGGAATAATCGGCGTTGCCACCGCCTACGAGCTTGCGAAGCTCGGAGAAGAAGTCATTCTCTTCGAGAAGAACTACTTCGGCTCCGGCTCGACCTTCCGCTGTGCCACCGGAATCCGGGCCCAGTTCACAGATGAGGCCAACATAAGGCTCATGAAGTATGCGGTCGAGCGTTGGGAAAAGCTTGAGGAGGAGCTTGGCTTTGACATCAACTTCAGGCAGACTGGCTACCTCTTCCTCGCGACGAGTGAGGAAGAGATTGAAGCCTTCAAAAACAACATCCGGCTCCAGAACAAATTTGGCGTTCCTACGAGGCTCATAGACATGGACGAGGCGAAAGAGATAGTCCCGATCCTCAACACCGAACCATTCTTGGCTGGGGCCTGGAATCCCAAGGACGGCAAGGCGAACCCGTTCAAGACGCTCTTCGCCTACCTCTTCCGGGCCAAGGAACTCGGCGTTGACGCGAGGGAGCACACCGAGGTGGTTGGTTTCGAGCACGAGGGGGATGTTATAACTGCTGTGAAGTTCAGGAGCAACGGGAAGGTCGAGAGCGTTAAGGTAGATGCCGTTCTGAACGCGGCCAACGCCTGGGCGCCGCTCATAAACGAGATGGCGGGTTTGAAGCGCGACCTCGTGCCGATAACCGCCTACAAGCACCAGCTCGTCAAGACGGAACCTCTTGAGAGGGGTCAGGCGGAGCCGCTTGTCTGCCCGCCGAGCTGGGACGACGCTTACATAATCCAGGACGGCGAGGACGGGGGAATAATCTGCGGCGCAGGGATAGAGCACAGGGCAAAAAGCCTAGACGACTACGAGCCGACCTACGACTTCCTGCGCGGCGTTCTCCGCTACGCCACGATGATAGCGCCGCCGCTCCGCTATGCCCACATCGTCCGCCAGTGGGCGGGCTTCTACGCTAAAACTCCGGACAAGAACCCCGCGATAGGGAAACTCCTCGACAACTTCTACATTGCCGCTGGCTTTTCAGGCCACGGTTTCATGATGGCGCCCGCGGTTGCTCAGGCCATGGCAGAGCTTATAGCCAAGGGGCGCTCAAAGGTTCCCCTCGACTGGGAGTGGTACGACCCCTACCGCTTCGGGCGCGGAGAGCTCCGCTCCAGTGCATTTCAGATAGGGTGA
- a CDS encoding (2Fe-2S)-binding protein, translating into MSGKVIICRCNDVTVEEIEALIDEGVTDIEEIKRLLRIGMGPCQGRTCIPLVMAILARKTGKKPDEIPLPRARVPIRPVRVEVLVGGDDE; encoded by the coding sequence ATGTCCGGAAAGGTGATCATCTGTCGCTGCAACGACGTAACGGTAGAGGAAATCGAGGCACTCATAGACGAGGGCGTCACCGATATCGAGGAGATAAAGCGCCTCCTCCGCATAGGGATGGGGCCCTGCCAGGGGAGAACGTGCATACCGCTCGTGATGGCGATCCTAGCGAGGAAAACTGGCAAGAAACCCGACGAGATTCCCCTCCCGCGGGCCAGAGTCCCGATAAGGCCAGTCCGCGTTGAGGTGCTGGTGGGTGGTGACGATGAGTAA
- a CDS encoding 4Fe-4S dicluster domain-containing protein has translation MSEIPPYLQRGYITPEELFEIIPKPSEERLGARPVAVPECPQEIPCAPCREICPTGAISMPTPNDIPIVDYEKCIGCSLCVQICPGLAFFMVHYVGDKARITMPHELLPLPERGEEVVLLNRVGEPVGKGKVLTVVPREKTKGDTPIITVEVPIELAWDVRAVKVER, from the coding sequence ATGTCTGAGATTCCTCCTTACCTTCAGAGGGGATACATAACGCCCGAGGAGCTTTTTGAGATAATTCCGAAGCCGAGCGAGGAAAGATTGGGGGCAAGACCCGTCGCGGTCCCGGAGTGTCCCCAGGAGATACCCTGCGCACCCTGCAGGGAGATATGCCCGACCGGCGCGATAAGCATGCCCACGCCGAACGACATACCCATAGTGGACTATGAGAAGTGCATAGGATGCTCCCTCTGCGTCCAGATATGCCCCGGGCTGGCGTTCTTCATGGTGCACTACGTTGGCGATAAGGCAAGGATAACGATGCCTCACGAGCTTCTGCCGCTCCCGGAGAGAGGGGAGGAAGTGGTTCTCCTCAACCGCGTTGGAGAACCCGTCGGGAAGGGAAAGGTTCTCACCGTCGTCCCAAGGGAGAAGACGAAGGGGGACACGCCGATAATCACCGTCGAGGTGCCGATTGAGTTGGCGTGGGACGTCAGGGCGGTTAAGGTGGAGAGGTGA